CACCAACCTTCTTTACATGCACTGTACCTTTGGCGATGTCAAAGGCGTGGTATTTGTAATGGTGCCTAATGGGAAACTAGTTCATTAGCGACAATCAACAATCAATCGATTCACGCACGTCGTTGCGTACGacgcgaatggaatggaaggtggCTCCATCGTCGCGACAGTTTCTACTATCGCTCCCCAGGAGCAACCCAGAAGTGGTTCCAGGGAGTTTGTATTAATAGCTACGAACCGCTTTGGACCAGTTTCAATGTTTTAATGACCGTTGAGCTATCGGGTGCTTTTAGGTGGATGGAATCTCTCAGCGATCGGTATCAAAAAGGGAACCCAAGCTCCACCGCAAcaacaatggtggtggtgatggtggtgggattCAAGGTGTACCTGTTTCACTGGATCGCCACCGTGTATTGTGTCCATAGAAGGGTTGCAGTGCCTTGCGACTGCGCACCGTTCATCCGTTGTGTCGGCGCAGGCTGGATGATGAACAGGTTTCCCTCGTTCACATCTGGCCTGTGCACGAAGAGGGTGCGTCCAGGAATCTGGATATCTTTGGTCTGGGCTACAGGCGTTAGCGCCGCTAGCTGTTTGGATACCCTGCTTCGGATGGCTCGTGTGCTGTTTGTATGCGTCAGAGGCGGTTACGTTGCACTACCTGCTAGCCTGGCAGACAGATAAACCGGGGGCACCTTGCgtgatgaatatttatttatcgATAATCCATCGTGGCCACAGCGGTGCATGGAATGCATTTGAGTTGCGCGGTCTCAAAGGAAGTGAACGGCGTAGACGCCTTACACTTACTCACCTCCCGGCAGATGGAGTTCATCATTCAGCTTCCAGCTTCGAGTAACACCGTTTGATGAAACTTTGGTCCATCATATTgtgttaattgaattactttgatatatttttattaaCTTGTTGTTGCAAGTAGCTTCGATTGGGTTCTCTTATTGCCGGTAGAAAAGGGAACAGATAGGAGTACAACTTCCTGTTCAGGCCTTTCTGATACTACTGGTCAGTAGCATTCATTACATGTGTGCTGCGTAGAAATGCTGCCGATGGCCATGGAAGGCAACAACATGAGCTGATCAGAGTGGTAGAGTGGGACCTTGCACAGTTTGGCGAACTTCAATCGGCAATGGCATCGACCCGCCTTTGAGTTGTCTTCTCGTAAACACAACCACTTGCGATCTCTCACAAGATCGTTATGCGTGTACGTGCGCGCTCCTAAGTCGTCGGCATCAGTTGACGAACGAGAAATTATCAATGAATTGACCCGACGGCCTTGCTCCTTTCTATTCCGCCCTGTGATGTTTTGCTTTGGCGTGTGGACGAATTGAGGACTAGCGGCAAGGCTATACATCATATACAGCTCTCATAAGTAGGTCAGCAGATGGGGATGAGTTGGTAGGATGAAAGACGAAATAGAATTGAGTGAACATTCTAGAGCAGAAAGGTTTTCTTACCCCAGATTCTTAGGTTGCTGCACCATTCAAGAATTAACTTCTCGTTCCCCAGATAGTAATAACGTGGGTAAAAAATACTAATTCTATTTCGATTTTATGGTATATGACAAGAATATGGTCAGTTATGATCTGATTGGTCTGTAAGTGATACTGTCCCATGCCTTGCCCAAACCCGTTTgattgtttcaattaaaataaacattgTAACATTGTTGCAATATCGCCCTGTGCGAAAAATTGTGGCTGATTGTAGCTCTGATGCAAGTATGCGATGCTTTGTAACGGCCTTGATCTGTAGCACAAATATTAAGAACATTCCGCAACGACCATTGTCATTGGTtcatggtgcagcagcacactgATAGGGCAGATGATGTTTAAAACACCCCTCCCCACACGCGCACGCTGCGATTGATCTTAGTACGAATTATGTCCTTCAGAAGAtgatcggcatcatcatccgcatgaTGGGCGTTCGTCGCTCTGCATGTTGCTGTCATCAGTTCAAGATCATCGTGCCAAATCAACTCTCTCCGCATTGGGTGGTGTAGCAGAGGCACCCTTATCGGTTGGTGTCACCGATGATAAGCaccgaccagcaccaggcagtGTGAGGCACTCGTGTGTATTGGCTTTTAGTTCGCAGCCGACCGCTAGTGTGCGCTGTAGTGCGTTAGAAGGTTGCGAAGGAAACCAAAGGATCGTGTATCAGGATTGCAGCACTTTCGATTGATTGGCTATTTTCTGCCTGGATCGGTAGAGCGGTaataaaaaggagaaaattGCTATCTTCCCTATTGGCATACGGAGGCCTTATCAGGTGTAGGGTTTGGAGTGGGGGAGGGACACCATCGCTTCTCGGTGGTGCATCGCCGTGCTTTTGAGCTTAAGTATCCTGGCGTACACAGCAACCGAGGGACATATTGGGACAGCTGACATCATAGAAGATCGGTGCCCGGAAGTCGCGCTCTGCAGACATCATCCACCAGCGCGCTTGTGTCAATGAATATAAACGTTAACGATCTGCGTGACGGTTGCTTGCCGGGTGTTGGAACACCACTGCTGTCCGTGAAGCTGCTGGTATCGTACGGCCGGTGTATCGACTGCTGCCGTTGTCCGTGCAGTGGACTTCATCAGATTCCTCGCGCACAGTCCCGCGAGCAGCGAAAAAGCCTTACACTACACATAACCAGCGGCAATGTTTAACTATTACATCCCCATCGCAGGTAAAGAATAGTAGAGCGTCTCTGTTATTACAGAGGACTCCTTCATTTCTCCGTATGATTACTTGGACACGAAATCACTCACTTAGTGGCTACCTGCACCTTCGCTACTCGTAACTATTGTTATCGCCATGTTGACCATATCCTCAAGTCCTTGCGACGAGGCTGATTCATACTATGCTCTATATGCACTGTCGGTTTTATCGGTGGTTGACAACACTGGTTGCATTCATTGATTTCTCAGGTGAATACGGGGGAACAGCAGCATAGCCTAATACTCTGCCGAGAGAATGAGCGTTTTTTCGTTGTGTTATCAGCCGTGTGCCGGGCATTCGCCACCGAAGGAGACGGTGAGATCGGAGGGTACTGTGGGAGCAGATAAGCGGTCCGATAGAAGAGGGTTCACCAAAGGTGTTTGCGGAATCTGGATTTTACCGGTTTACCAATCGAAACGGTATCAGGCGAAATTGTGGATTTTACCTCTAACGACAACGTGGAGGTTGTTTTAAATCcgtttttatgtgtttcgATGACTATTTATCTGACAGATCGTTTGGAAATGTGCCACTTACCAATGTCATGGtttattgtttgtgtttgatgcTTTACTCAAATTGGAATTGTTCTTCGTTCTTTCCATTGTAGATCCCTGGTATGATGATAAACTCAAGCAATCGAGCGCGTCGCCACCGCTCAGCGGCTACGAGCCGCTGCCAGCAGTGCTCGAGGAGGCCTTTCAGCCGGAAAAGACCAAAAACACCGAAGAACTGCTGATGGAGTTCGACTGTGTCTATGGAAATGTTGGGTTGAATCATCTGACTCCGCCACAGACCCCACCGCAGACCTTGGCCTTCGGCGCTGGTGCAGTAGAGGGCAATGTTGCCTACCCAGGCGTCTCAACGGTtccgaaccagcagcaacaacaacagctgctgcaATTCCAACTCTCATGCGGGTCGCAGCaaacgcagcaccagcaagcgattcagcaacaacagattATCTCCTTCCCGATGAATTCTACCGGTTACTACATCGTCGATGAGTATACCACCAcggtgcagcaacaacagcaacagcaacagcagcagcaacaagtacACCCACCGCAGCAAGTTCCAGGACTAACCGGAGCTGAGTACGGTTTCTGTGGTACACCAACGTTCACACCGCAGCAGCTGGATGAGGTTATGTATGACCTTGTTCGGAGTGTGCAGATGGATGAGCAAACGCGCGGACAGCAAACGATCACCGACATCGATGTGATCATTGAAgcggaggcggaggaggacgatgattcGTGCGGTTTCTCGGAGCAGGGCTCAGACGACAGTGGCCGTTGCTCATCATCCGTATCTCGCTCACCTGCGTACAGCGATTCGGCCGATTCTTCTTACTTTGGCTCATCATCCTTTGGAGGCCAGCtggacaacgatgatgatgaatggagCCCGGTAAAGACCAAGAAGCTGAACgttagcggtggtggtgcggtatCCAAGAAGCGTACCAGCAACCGTCCTTACGGACGCGGCACCGAGGAAAAGAAGTCGCGCAAAAAGGAGCAGAACAAAAATGCGGCCACGCGCTAtcggcagaagaagaaggccgagaTCGAAGAAATTCTTGTCGAAGAGAGCAAACTGATAGAGAGGAATGAGGAATTGAAGAGCAAGTCGGCCGACCTGAGCCGAGAGGTACGCTATCTGAAGAAATTGATGCGTGAATTGTTTCAGGCCCGAGGATTGATCTAAGGGTACAGTGAGGCAATCTcgtgaaatgatttttgtaCTTTGAATGCATTCATTCCCAAAACTCAAAACTCAGTTCCACTCAATAAAACGAACAATCAGGTCCCACTATTATCTGATCTCTTGAAAGATAGATATCCACGATCACAGAATGGAAATTATTGCAACAAAATACAAATATTACCTTGCGTACCTTCTAGTAGACTGTAGGATTCTTGTTCGTATCGATTGCGCATGTGAAATGAAAGAATGCTAGAGTTGGATAGCCGATGGGGAGTACAACTGCTCCGGTCGATTCTGTCCAGCATTTTCTCTGCGCACTAACATACATTGTAGTTTTAAAGCTCATAATCTATAGGATGTTCATTCGGTATCCCACGTCAAATAGTTGGattcggattttttttctcggaaaTATTCTTTCTCGTGCCTCTTCATTTCTTCACGCGGCAGTAGAGCGTTGTGCCGCATCCGATTGCGTAGAAGTAAGCTAACAATTAGCGACAGTCGAGCGTGGAATGGAAAGTTGTCGGCTAGCGTCCGCTATAGATAGCCAGTGTGTAGACACAGATGATGTTCAGAGGTGTGTTCACCATTAGTGCGTCTTGAATCGTACGCTCACAAGCTCGAGCAGTGGCTGCTCCTCGTTCGATTATTATCATTGCAGTTGGTCGTACGGAAAGTTTGACTTTCGGAATCGGATATGCGCGACGCGTATGTACTTGCTATTTTACCGATAAAGCCCCTCACCTTTGTAAGAAGCGAGCCGGACGGGAGGTAGGCCGTGTAGAAGCATGTTCGTGTATGACGTTCAGATTTGAGACTGGACCGAAGCTTTTCGAACAGAACATTCCACCCGAGATCGGCCTCTCGCCCAGTGTGCTTCCGTTGGGAACGTATTGGATTGGGTTACCACCAATCGGGGTGCGTCGAGCATCCGTAGCCCGTGCGAGAgtaaaatttaatgttttaacCGGTTATCATTAATACTGGGAATAATGCAACAAGATatattaaaatgattttttttttattaaaagcaCGTTACGTTCAAAATAATAACTTCAACTTTCATCTTTTTATATCAACAACACAATAAGGCACAAAATGCGGGCTATAAAGTTCAATACGATTTTCCCACGATGCGACATTGGAAATCCGAGGGTGCTAAATAATCGTCAAGATTACAGAAAATAAATCCTTCTATTTTTACAATATCAAGGAATTGACGAAATTAATGGGCATGCTTTATTAGCTGGAATTTCGCATGTTATTATCTTAATTTGAATCCGAAAAAATGACTTCCAAATTGTATCATAATGGTTCTCTTAAGAGAGAAACTAGTGGTATGCGTTCAgttgtttttagttttttatgtttgtaaaAATATCGCGAAAAGCGAATCAATCTGGCGATTGATCGGAAGTTTAGCCGCCTTCAGAATACTGAAACTCGATTATATCCGTTCCCATGGTGATGGTTCGCCCCTCGAGCGTGAATATTTGCTTGTTGCACTGCCACCTCTGGCTTCCGGTGACGTTGATAGCAGTAAGCCGTTTAGCACGGATCAGAAAGTCCTCCATACGGTCAATATTGAGCGAGAAACAGTAGCTAATGTCCAACTGCTCGAGCGTTTCGCAGTCTGTCCAATCATGGAAAAACGTTCCTCTCAGATTCGTGTTTCCCGGAATGGAGAGCACCCGTAGCTGCAACGGGTGCAATTGTAAAAATTCTAGTAGACTAGCATCTTCAAGATCACAGCGTCCTAAATCCAGCGTTACCAACGTCGAGAGTAGCGAAGCCAAATGCTTGAGATGTTGATCATTCAGCTTCACGTAATTAATCGTCAGGTGGCGCAGCGCCGTACAGTTTGCCAAATTGATCACTATCGATTGCTTGAGCATTTCGTCCATAACGTACCCGCCGGAGAACTGGAACCCTTCCAGTGAGGGTCCGAGGGCTTGAAAAATGTTACGCACATGCTCGATGCGGTTTGGTCGGGCCGAAACTTTGCGATAGTCGAGAGCAAAGAAGCGGATTTTCCGAAGATGACGCTGGCACAAATGAAGAAAGGGGAGGCAGACGGTCGACAGGGACAGCAGCTCTTCGAAGTTGAAGTAGGAAAATATTTCCATCAACAAGTGTTCGTCTAAATCGAGAAGCTGCATTCGGAGGCGGGAACTACTACTTTCCACTATTCCTTATACTATTTCCGGAAATCCGCCGGTTTTACGCGCACTAGAAATCAGGTgattttgatgtttgttttgacaAAATGACGCCACTCGCTGGGTCCACACTATGAGATTATTTGGCGCTCCAGATTCGCAGACGGAAATGGAATTTGGTTCGCTTTTGCTGGCgcttttaccttttttcaAACATGTCTCCGATGAGAACCTTTGGGATATCGGCGACACTGATTAGGCTACTAAAAATGTCCATGACCAATGTTACGCCATTGAGGTTGAATGGAAAACCCTTTGCTTCCACCAAGGGACTGCACcagggggatgggctggcttACCTGCTCTTCAACGGGGTCCAGCTAACGCATTTACCGCCAAATGCACATTTGTTCATGGTTCTGATAAtagggttttctttttgttgagattgttttatattttgaaGTGATGAATGGCAACGATTTTATGTTAAAGTTACCACACTATCCAGTTATTCAAAATCGTTGATTTGATAAGCAAGGCTAGGTGGCTAGAACTGCAAATAAATTGATGTAAAGCTTCATAAAGCGTTGTAGCacaaataaaaatgaacaTCTTTTACAGTAGTTTGTGTAATGTATGCATTTTCACACTAGCTGTGGATGCGCTACATGAGACATTCCAGTAAGCTGTAGATTCCATTTCAATCTGTTTGGCATGGGTAGCATATTTTGGCATAGATAACAGATTTAAAAGTAAATTTCTATGTTGACAatttattgaatatttatCTTAAAATTTGTCATAATTATAATTCCTAATGTTATTTGAAGAGAGTATATAAGCTTCTTGCATACTGCATGGCTTATTTGTTCGCGGTTGAGTTCATATGCACGATACTTGAGTAAACGCAATTGACATTCTTAAAGGAATTTGAACAAATCGTTTTCCTAGACGCCGCTAGGTTGTTCCAAAGCCGCTAGGTCCAAATTATTGCAACAAAATACAAATATTACCTTGCGTACCTTCTAGTAGACTGTAGGATTCTTGTTCGTATCGATTGCGCATGTGAAATGAAAGAATGCTAGAGTTGGATAGCCGATGGCGAGTACAACTGCTCCGGTCGATTCTGTCCAGCATTTTCTCTGCGCACTAACATACATTGTAGTTTTAAAGCTCATAATCTATAGGATGTTCATTCGGTATCCCACGTCAAATAGTTGGATTCggaattttttttctcggaaaTATTCATTCTCGTGCCTCTTCATTTCTTCACGCGGCAGTAGAGCGTTGTGCCGCATCCGATTGCGTAGAAGTAAGCTAACAATTAGCGACAGTCGAGCGTGGAATGGAAAGTTGTCGGCTAGCGTCCGCTATAGATAGCCAGTGTGTAGACACAGATGATGTTCAGAGGTGTGTTCACCATTAGTCCGTCTTGAATCGTACGCTCACAAGCTCGAGCAGTGGCTGCTCCTCGTTCGATTATTATCATTGCAGTTGGTCGTACGGATAGTTTGACTTTCGGAATCGGATATGCGCGACGCGTATGTACTTGCTATTTCACCGATAAAGCCCCTCACCTTTGTAAGATCGGCCTCTCGCCCAGTGTGCTTCCGTTGGGAACGTATTGGATTGGGTTACCACCAATCGGGGTGCGTCGAGCATCCATAGCCCGTGCGAGAgtaaaatttaatgttttaacCGGTTATCATTAATACTGGGAATAATGCAACAAGATatattaaaatgatttttttttattaaaagcaCGTTACGTTCAAAATAATAACTTCAACTTTCATCTTTTTATATCATCAACACAATAAGGCACAAAATGCGGGCTATAAAGTTCAATACGATTTTCCCACGATGCGACATTGGAAATCCGAGGGTGCTAAATAATCGTCAAGATTACAGAAAATAAATCCTTCTATTTTTACAATATCAAGGAATTGACGAAATTAGTGGGCATGCTTTATTAGCTGGAATTTTGCATGTTATTATCTTAATTTGAATCCGAAAAAATGACTTCCAAATTGTATCATAATGGTTCTCTTAAGAGAGAAACTAGTGGTATGCGTTcagttgtttttggttttttatgtttgtaaaAATATCACGAAAAGCGAATCAATCTGGCGATTGATCGGAAGTTTAGCCGCCTTCAGAATACTGAAACTCGATTATATCCGTTCCCATGGTGATGGTTCGCCCCTGGAGCGTGAAGATTTGCTTGTTGCGCTGCAACCACAGGCTTCCGGTGACGTTGATAGCAGTAAGCCGTTTAGCACGGATCAGAAAGTCCTCCATACGGTCAATATTGAGCGAGAAACAGTAGCTAATGTCCAACTGCTCGAGCGTTTCGCAGTCTGTCCAATCATGGAAAAACGTTCCACTCAGATTCGTGTTTCCCGGAATGGAGAGCACCCGTAGCTGCAACGGGTGCGATTGTAGAAATTCTAGTAGACTAGCATCTTCTAGATCACAGTGTCCTAAATCCAGCGTTACCAACGTCGAGAGTAGCGAAGCCAAATGCTTGAGATGTTGATCATTCAGCTTCACGTAATTAATCGTCAGGTGGCGCAGCGCCGAACAGTTTGCCAAATTGACCACTATCGATTGCTTGAGCATTTCGTCCATAATGTACCCGCCGGAGAACCGGAACCCTTCCAGTGAGGGTCCGAGAGCTTGAAAAATGTTACGCACATGCTCGATGCGGTTTGGTCGGGCCGAAACTTTGCGATAGTCGAGAGCAAAGAAGCGGATTTTCCGAAGATGACGCTGGCACAAATGAAGAAAGGGGAGGCAGACGGTCGACAGGGACAGCAGCTCTTCGAAGTTGAAGTAGGAAAATATTTCCATCAACGAGTCTTCGTCCAAATCGAGAAGCTTCATTCGGAGGCGGGAACTACTGCTTTCCACTATTCCTTATACTATTTCCGGAAATCCGCCGGTTTTACGCGCACTAGAAATCAGctgattttgttgtttgttttgacaaAATGACGCCACTCGCTGGGTCCACACTATGAGATTATTTGGCGCTCCAGATTCGCAGACGGAAATGGAATTTGGTTCGCTTTTGCTGGCgcttttaccttttttcaAACATGTCTCCGATGAGAACCTTTGGGATATCGACGACACTGATTATGCTACTAAAAATGTCCATGACCAACGTTACGCCATTGAGGTTGAATGGAAAACCCTTTGCTTCCACCAAGGGACTGCACcagggggatgggctggcttACCTGCTCTTCAACGGGGTCCAGCTAACGCATTTACCGCCAAATGCACATTTGTTCATGGTTCTGATAAtacggttttctttttgttgggATTGttatatattttgatgtgatgaATGGCAACGATTTTATGTTAAAGTTACCAAactacagtgaccggcataagtaaaagcccaccccttgatttttgtagattttcgactATAATTCCTATATTTTCTACTGTaaccggcaagtgttgtgtttttcttgaaggtttaacattcctctttgagtttcactagctttcatctcgcttggattgataacaaatttttgataaatgtttaaatgagagatggtcgatcacagatgtgacaaaagtaaaagcccacctacaatgaaatttccttaaaaattaatatggtccatccttagctcGGATTTAAAGTTACAGGTGTTTTGGCATgacgtctacacgatttcaggtgtattgaggttcaaatttg
The sequence above is a segment of the Anopheles darlingi chromosome 2, idAnoDarlMG_H_01, whole genome shotgun sequence genome. Coding sequences within it:
- the LOC125952572 gene encoding uncharacterized protein LOC125952572 isoform X1, which translates into the protein MKLLDLDEDSLMEIFSYFNFEELLSLSTVCLPFLHLCQRHLRKIRFFALDYRKVSARPNRIEHVRNIFQALGPSLEGFRFSGGYIMDEMLKQSIVVNLANCSALRHLTINYVKLNDQHLKHLASLLSTLVTLDLGHCDLEDASLLEFLQSHPLQLRVLSIPGNTNLSGTFFHDWTDCETLEQLDISYCFSLNIDRMEDFLIRAKRLTAINVTGSLWLQRNKQIFTLQGRTITMGTDIIEFQYSEGG
- the LOC125952572 gene encoding uncharacterized protein LOC125952572 isoform X2, with protein sequence MKLLDLDEDSLMEIFSYFNFEELLSLSTVCLPFLHLCQRHLRKIRFFALDYRKVSARPNRIEHVRNIFQALGPSLEGFRFSGGYIMDEMLKQSIVVNLANCSALRHLTINYVKLNDQHLKHLASLLSTLVTLDLGHCDLEDASLLEFLQSHPLQLRVLSIPGNTNLSGTFFHDWTDCETLEQLDISYCFSLNIDRMEDFLIRAKRLTAINVTGSLWWQCNKQIFTLEGRTITMGTDIIEFQYSEGG
- the LOC125952564 gene encoding cyclic AMP-dependent transcription factor ATF-4 isoform X2; the protein is MNVYDPWYDDKLKQSSASPPLSGYEPLPAVLEEAFQPEKTKNTEELLMEFDCVYGNVGLNHLTPPQTPPQTLAFGAGAVEGNVAYPGVSTVPNQQQQQQLLQFQLSCGSQQTQHQQAIQQQQIISFPMNSTGYYIVDEYTTTVQQQQQQQQQQQQVHPPQQVPGLTGAEYGFCGTPTFTPQQLDEVMYDLVRSVQMDEQTRGQQTITDIDVIIEAEAEEDDDSCGFSEQGSDDSGRCSSSVSRSPAYSDSADSSYFGSSSFGGQLDNDDDEWSPVKTKKLNVSGGGAVSKKRTSNRPYGRGTEEKKSRKKEQNKNAATRYRQKKKAEIEEILVEESKLIERNEELKSKSADLSREVRYLKKLMRELFQARGLI
- the LOC125952564 gene encoding probable serine/threonine-protein kinase DDB_G0280133 isoform X1; this translates as MQTTAMELLTTPTSFPLQLDWQGKMEPSSPSAHSQQSFAEEQQSNYDDITYDYCKEDIFNDAFIGLDVELKLEPLQLDEESVSLPIVGKQENDPWYDDKLKQSSASPPLSGYEPLPAVLEEAFQPEKTKNTEELLMEFDCVYGNVGLNHLTPPQTPPQTLAFGAGAVEGNVAYPGVSTVPNQQQQQQLLQFQLSCGSQQTQHQQAIQQQQIISFPMNSTGYYIVDEYTTTVQQQQQQQQQQQQVHPPQQVPGLTGAEYGFCGTPTFTPQQLDEVMYDLVRSVQMDEQTRGQQTITDIDVIIEAEAEEDDDSCGFSEQGSDDSGRCSSSVSRSPAYSDSADSSYFGSSSFGGQLDNDDDEWSPVKTKKLNVSGGGAVSKKRTSNRPYGRGTEEKKSRKKEQNKNAATRYRQKKKAEIEEILVEESKLIERNEELKSKSADLSREVRYLKKLMRELFQARGLI